A stretch of Chitinophaga caeni DNA encodes these proteins:
- a CDS encoding DUF885 family protein — MPRNYIWIACCLLLSTASHSQDRQGKPDLPGMILCVARDTRDLDRLYPVKYVPGYLDRMQTYYDTQEKALRSLPFKSITRSDQVDYLLLQREIRHAQHELREQQELFTSIKSLLPFEEQVMVLVNERQRGNNLDAVTAAEQFNSIGKSAKELLETADLSHLNIPATQYLSKVLYALQAGLDYVYNFYNGYDPQFSWWCKAPYAAAKESLNNYRQRVQKQEATLRESLVTDASGIKGTPVGKAALEELLTYEMIPYSPEELVTIANKEFAWCDAQMLKASREMGYGNDWKKALEAVKQHYVPPGQQPALIHRLADEAIRYVDSADLVTVPAMAKELWRMNMLTAEQQRFAPFFLGGESILIAYPTDEMDHDTKMMSLRSNNYAFSHATVFHELIPGHNLQGFMNARYKSYRGMFRTPFSVEGWALYWEMLLWDKGFHATPEEKIGALFWRMHRCARIIFSLNYHLGKWTPSQCIDFLVDRVGHEKHSATSEVRRSFEGNYGPLYQIAYMMGGLQLRSLYREVVEGGKMTAKQFHDAYLHENAIPNELFRATVIDVPLNPDYKTNWRFADLD; from the coding sequence ATGCCCAGGAATTATATTTGGATAGCTTGCTGCTTGCTACTAAGTACGGCGTCTCATTCGCAAGATCGACAAGGAAAGCCGGATTTGCCGGGAATGATCCTTTGCGTGGCACGAGATACGCGCGATTTGGATCGATTGTACCCTGTTAAATACGTTCCGGGCTATCTTGATCGTATGCAAACCTATTATGATACCCAGGAAAAAGCGCTCCGTTCGCTTCCTTTTAAATCGATAACCAGGTCAGATCAAGTTGATTATTTATTGCTACAAAGGGAGATCCGGCATGCGCAGCATGAACTCCGGGAGCAACAGGAATTGTTTACATCCATTAAATCCTTACTTCCGTTCGAAGAGCAGGTCATGGTACTGGTGAATGAGCGCCAACGGGGCAATAACCTGGATGCGGTTACTGCCGCCGAACAATTTAATAGTATCGGTAAATCGGCCAAAGAACTGCTTGAAACTGCCGATTTGAGCCATTTAAACATACCGGCTACGCAATACCTCTCCAAGGTATTATACGCTTTACAAGCTGGCCTCGATTACGTGTATAATTTTTATAACGGCTACGATCCGCAGTTTTCTTGGTGGTGCAAAGCCCCTTATGCCGCAGCCAAGGAATCATTGAATAATTACAGGCAGCGCGTGCAAAAACAAGAGGCTACCTTGCGAGAAAGCCTCGTGACGGATGCTTCCGGTATCAAGGGGACGCCGGTAGGGAAAGCTGCCCTGGAAGAATTATTGACTTATGAAATGATTCCATATTCACCGGAAGAGTTAGTGACGATAGCCAATAAAGAATTTGCTTGGTGCGACGCGCAAATGTTGAAAGCCTCCCGCGAAATGGGTTACGGGAATGATTGGAAAAAAGCTTTGGAGGCTGTGAAGCAACATTATGTTCCACCCGGTCAACAACCGGCATTAATTCACCGCTTGGCTGATGAAGCGATCCGTTACGTGGATAGCGCCGACCTGGTGACGGTACCTGCAATGGCGAAGGAATTATGGAGGATGAATATGTTGACAGCAGAGCAGCAGCGCTTTGCACCTTTTTTCCTCGGTGGCGAATCTATACTCATTGCATACCCAACGGATGAAATGGATCACGATACCAAGATGATGAGCTTGAGAAGTAACAACTATGCTTTTTCGCATGCAACCGTTTTCCATGAACTGATCCCTGGGCATAACCTCCAAGGTTTCATGAACGCGCGGTACAAATCTTACCGAGGGATGTTCAGAACGCCGTTTTCAGTAGAAGGTTGGGCTTTATATTGGGAAATGCTTTTATGGGATAAAGGCTTCCATGCAACACCGGAAGAAAAAATCGGTGCATTGTTTTGGAGGATGCACCGCTGCGCTAGAATTATCTTCTCACTGAACTACCACCTGGGAAAATGGACGCCATCGCAATGCATAGATTTTCTCGTTGATAGGGTGGGGCATGAAAAACATAGCGCTACCTCCGAAGTGAGACGTTCCTTCGAAGGAAATTACGGACCTTTATATCAAATTGCATATATGATGGGAGGCTTACAACTGCGGAGCCTCTACCGGGAAGTCGTAGAAGGTGGTAAGATGACTGCCAAGCAATTCCACGATGCTTATCTTCATGAAAATGCCATTCCCAACGAGCTTTTCAGGGCAACGGTAATAGATGTTCCGTTAAATCCGGATTATAAAACTAATTGGCGTTTCGCGGATTTAGATTAA
- a CDS encoding M1 family metallopeptidase, whose amino-acid sequence MKIIRLSLTCAAILVFEWAAAQVKLPVPRNFQNAIHKGTRTLTGKPGDNYWVNTAKYRVDYKFDPGTRLVSGKEVITYINKSPDDLQHLTIKLFPNLYQQGAPHNSFIRPEDQFNGVQLSAVKINGNTAFNGDKTPKGTNYLLRIPPLHQGDSVEISLCFAYTLNEKSHQRTGEVEPGAYFIAYSFPRVAVYDDLDGWDRTPYLGQDEFYNDNSEFDVRITVPGDYVVWATGDLQNYESILTPAVAQRYEEAGKSDKVITVIDPKDIKNKKVTRPAATHTWHFTAKDVPDFAFATSNHYMWHSSSVIVDSTTNRRTRVDAVFNKKHKDYFDVIHYARATVHHMSHTFPKWPYPYSHETIFDGLDQMEYPMMVNDNPVTTKADAIELTVHEIFHTMFPFYMGINETKYAWMDEGWATIGEWLISPMIDSTIVDEYGIGNYSMNAGKDIDIPTIYPTTQQTSPAYFLNAYAKPAMGYLYVKEMLGEELFNKALHFYIEQWHGKHPAPIDFFLCMNIGSGKNLNWFWKKWFYETGYPDLAISKVKMMNTSQYSLIISCLGNKPVPVHLVIHFADGSREHIKKSIAVWERGNKSINITVSSPKPIEKFELTDPHVPDVNKTNNIYILSKNSQAQ is encoded by the coding sequence ATGAAAATAATACGACTTTCTCTTACCTGTGCTGCAATCTTGGTATTTGAATGGGCCGCCGCCCAGGTTAAATTACCCGTACCCCGTAACTTTCAGAATGCCATACATAAAGGCACCCGCACCTTAACCGGCAAACCGGGCGATAACTATTGGGTCAATACTGCTAAATACCGGGTCGATTATAAATTTGATCCCGGTACCCGCCTCGTAAGCGGCAAGGAGGTCATCACCTACATCAATAAAAGTCCTGATGACCTGCAACATCTTACCATCAAACTATTCCCCAATTTATACCAGCAAGGAGCGCCGCATAACAGCTTCATCCGGCCGGAAGACCAGTTTAACGGGGTACAGCTATCCGCTGTAAAAATTAATGGGAATACCGCCTTCAACGGGGACAAGACACCTAAAGGCACCAATTACTTACTTAGGATCCCACCCTTGCACCAAGGAGATAGCGTGGAAATTAGCCTATGCTTTGCTTATACCCTCAACGAGAAATCACATCAACGTACCGGTGAAGTAGAACCGGGGGCCTATTTTATAGCCTATTCATTTCCAAGGGTCGCCGTATACGACGATTTAGATGGTTGGGATCGCACACCGTACCTAGGACAAGATGAGTTTTATAATGACAACAGCGAGTTTGATGTACGCATTACAGTTCCGGGTGATTACGTGGTTTGGGCCACGGGCGACTTACAGAACTACGAAAGCATTTTGACCCCGGCAGTTGCCCAGCGGTACGAGGAAGCCGGGAAAAGCGATAAAGTGATAACCGTTATTGATCCCAAGGATATAAAAAATAAAAAAGTAACGCGCCCCGCAGCTACACATACTTGGCATTTTACGGCGAAAGATGTGCCCGACTTCGCTTTTGCTACCAGCAATCATTACATGTGGCATAGCAGTAGCGTTATTGTTGACAGCACAACGAACAGGCGAACCAGGGTAGATGCCGTGTTTAATAAAAAACATAAGGATTATTTCGATGTCATCCACTATGCAAGGGCTACGGTACATCATATGAGCCATACTTTTCCAAAGTGGCCGTATCCGTATTCACATGAAACCATCTTTGACGGCCTGGACCAGATGGAATACCCGATGATGGTTAATGATAACCCGGTTACTACCAAGGCTGATGCTATAGAACTAACGGTACACGAGATATTCCATACCATGTTTCCATTTTACATGGGCATCAATGAAACAAAGTATGCCTGGATGGATGAAGGTTGGGCCACGATAGGAGAATGGTTAATATCACCGATGATCGACAGCACGATCGTTGATGAATACGGCATTGGCAATTATAGTATGAACGCGGGAAAAGATATCGACATTCCCACGATTTACCCTACGACGCAACAAACTTCCCCCGCATATTTCTTGAATGCCTATGCCAAACCGGCCATGGGATATTTATATGTAAAGGAAATGTTGGGTGAAGAATTATTCAATAAAGCCTTGCATTTCTATATCGAGCAATGGCATGGTAAGCACCCGGCCCCGATCGATTTCTTCCTATGTATGAATATAGGTAGCGGGAAAAACTTGAACTGGTTTTGGAAGAAATGGTTTTATGAAACAGGGTATCCCGATCTTGCCATCAGTAAGGTCAAAATGATGAATACCTCGCAATACAGCTTGATAATTTCTTGCCTGGGGAATAAACCGGTGCCGGTACATCTCGTTATCCACTTCGCAGATGGCAGCAGGGAACATATTAAGAAATCGATAGCAGTTTGGGAAAGGGGCAATAAGTCCATCAACATTACGGTTAGCAGTCCTAAGCCAATAGAGAAATTCGAGTTGACGGATCCCCATGTACCTGACGTTAACAAGACAAACAATATTTACATTTTATCAAAAAATAGCCAGGCTCAATAA
- a CDS encoding DUF3820 family protein, translating to MENAMPNPEILKELVTMKMPFGKYKDVKIADLPVSYLEWFAAQGFPKGKLGMLLSTAHIIKTNGLGHLLKPLR from the coding sequence ATGGAAAATGCAATGCCTAACCCGGAAATATTGAAAGAGCTGGTTACGATGAAAATGCCTTTCGGCAAATACAAAGATGTTAAAATTGCGGATCTCCCGGTTTCGTACTTGGAATGGTTTGCCGCTCAAGGTTTTCCCAAAGGCAAGCTGGGAATGTTATTATCCACCGCCCATATCATCAAAACCAACGGGCTCGGTCATTTATTAAAACCTTTACGTTAA
- a CDS encoding nuclear transport factor 2 family protein, producing the protein MEHRNLVIIEQFFEAVKTRDMAKLHVLVSQDVTWSFPGNHPFAGVHLGIEGILKFFDAMILLNFSYETLVVGVNDRYVVQAYHVSRSETGITDFEGEWCILWEFADGRIYSGKHLVAGLQEENNFFNKISQ; encoded by the coding sequence ATGGAACATAGGAACTTGGTAATTATCGAACAATTTTTCGAAGCGGTGAAAACCAGGGATATGGCCAAGCTGCACGTCCTCGTATCTCAAGACGTCACTTGGAGCTTCCCGGGCAATCATCCATTTGCAGGTGTACATCTCGGCATCGAGGGTATCTTGAAGTTCTTCGATGCCATGATCTTGCTTAACTTTTCTTATGAAACCCTGGTTGTTGGAGTTAACGATCGATACGTGGTACAGGCATACCATGTTAGCCGTTCTGAAACAGGTATCACGGACTTCGAAGGTGAATGGTGTATACTTTGGGAGTTTGCGGATGGTAGAATTTATTCCGGTAAACATCTCGTTGCGGGTTTGCAAGAAGAAAATAATTTCTTTAACAAGATCAGTCAGTGA
- a CDS encoding DUF3592 domain-containing protein, producing MGVFGPLHILDPLICFVLAAVCFAIYRNLLIKSRRVFASGEQAEGWVSGFLETYTDRTLKFPVIRFMTKDNHWITATYDVTTAWSFKKGQKLAVVYNKENPEEFEVKEGSLAWVKYLFLVVGGALVVFGTMLILQSFSIISL from the coding sequence ATGGGAGTGTTTGGGCCATTACATATCTTGGATCCGTTAATTTGTTTCGTTCTCGCGGCTGTTTGTTTCGCGATTTACAGGAACCTGTTAATTAAATCTAGACGGGTATTTGCAAGCGGCGAACAAGCTGAAGGCTGGGTGTCGGGCTTCTTGGAAACTTATACCGACAGGACTTTGAAGTTTCCCGTAATCCGTTTCATGACTAAAGATAATCATTGGATCACCGCTACTTATGATGTTACTACAGCATGGTCTTTCAAGAAAGGACAAAAGTTGGCCGTGGTATATAATAAAGAAAACCCCGAGGAGTTCGAAGTAAAAGAGGGTAGCTTGGCATGGGTGAAATATTTGTTCCTGGTAGTTGGTGGCGCTTTGGTTGTTTTCGGCACAATGTTAATTTTACAGTCGTTCAGCATTATTTCCCTGTAA
- a CDS encoding VOC family protein produces MGFQFEGLRTVVYKVPDLAAATAWYSEVFGKKPYFNEAFYVGFEIAGYELGLQPSQEGEFEVENVLTYWGVDKIEEAYESFIAKGAVPHEVPTNVGGEIVVASVRDPWGNIIGLIYNPAFKLPGQGEK; encoded by the coding sequence ATGGGATTCCAATTTGAAGGTTTGAGAACAGTAGTATACAAGGTGCCGGATTTAGCGGCAGCGACGGCATGGTATAGCGAGGTTTTCGGAAAAAAGCCTTATTTCAATGAAGCGTTTTACGTTGGATTTGAAATTGCGGGGTATGAACTAGGTTTACAACCTTCCCAGGAAGGGGAATTTGAAGTTGAGAATGTGCTTACCTATTGGGGAGTTGATAAGATCGAGGAAGCATATGAAAGTTTCATTGCGAAAGGGGCGGTTCCCCATGAAGTGCCTACCAATGTTGGTGGTGAGATAGTTGTAGCCAGCGTCCGTGACCCCTGGGGGAATATTATTGGCCTGATTTATAATCCTGCATTTAAATTGCCCGGGCAGGGCGAAAAATAA
- a CDS encoding amidohydrolase family protein — MLRNIIVVVMPLLCVLEGYSQQKLLLKNGQVVDVENATILPDMDVLIVGDKIEKIGHRLDSLETIPNSIDVEGRYIMPGLIDMHVHLPGTDSLDIPLQDFFRMSLTAGVTSLRCMRGNAMQLQLRDSIMKGYIIAPSLYVASPPFREKDIPVDSLYDKVKQYKDSGYLYIKYLHHTTAGYYDSLAHICKELEIPLVGHMPKEGLAVALKNHPLTVEHLDAFEKQLLANSSLLRKQLKQFADSGLYVCPDLYWYYVNRKVIPKDNIEKKRGLMELPEQVVRHWKTWYFSKPVPDAEKQKDVAFIIRLQKLVKQMSDAGIPLLISPGDEYFIIPGYSYLEELLLFKHVGVPDAKIVQAATINAAKALMDDAHIGSIKEGKYADILVLQKNPLEDITTLLQPRMVIVRNKFISASGELANVLQ, encoded by the coding sequence ATGCTGCGAAATATCATTGTCGTGGTTATGCCCTTGTTGTGCGTATTAGAAGGGTATTCCCAACAGAAGTTATTATTAAAGAACGGCCAGGTCGTTGATGTTGAAAATGCAACGATACTCCCGGATATGGATGTATTAATCGTTGGTGATAAAATCGAGAAAATCGGGCACCGGCTCGATAGTTTGGAAACTATCCCCAATAGCATCGACGTGGAAGGCAGGTATATCATGCCGGGGCTTATCGATATGCACGTTCATTTACCCGGGACGGACAGTTTGGATATTCCTTTGCAAGATTTCTTCAGGATGTCTTTAACCGCGGGTGTTACCTCGCTGCGTTGCATGCGTGGAAACGCTATGCAATTGCAGTTGCGCGACAGTATCATGAAGGGTTATATCATTGCCCCCAGCTTATACGTTGCAAGCCCGCCATTCCGCGAAAAAGACATACCCGTAGATAGCTTATACGATAAAGTAAAGCAGTATAAAGACAGCGGTTATTTGTATATCAAGTACTTACACCATACAACAGCGGGATACTATGATAGCCTCGCCCATATTTGCAAGGAACTTGAAATACCGTTGGTTGGACATATGCCAAAGGAAGGACTGGCCGTGGCCTTAAAAAACCATCCGCTAACGGTAGAGCATTTGGATGCTTTTGAAAAACAATTGCTTGCGAATAGTTCATTACTCCGCAAGCAATTAAAACAATTCGCGGATAGCGGCTTGTATGTTTGCCCGGATCTATATTGGTATTATGTCAATAGAAAAGTAATTCCCAAGGATAATATCGAGAAGAAAAGAGGATTGATGGAACTGCCGGAACAAGTGGTACGGCACTGGAAGACCTGGTATTTCTCAAAACCCGTTCCAGATGCTGAAAAACAGAAAGATGTCGCCTTTATCATCCGTCTACAAAAGTTAGTTAAGCAAATGAGTGATGCCGGTATCCCCTTGCTAATTAGTCCCGGGGATGAATATTTCATTATTCCCGGTTACAGCTACTTGGAAGAGTTGCTGCTTTTCAAACATGTAGGCGTGCCGGATGCGAAGATCGTTCAAGCAGCTACGATCAATGCCGCGAAAGCTTTAATGGATGATGCACATATAGGAAGCATCAAGGAAGGGAAATATGCCGATATCCTCGTATTGCAAAAGAACCCGCTGGAAGATATCACTACCTTATTGCAACCGAGGATGGTCATCGTAAGGAATAAATTTATTTCAGCATCCGGGGAATTGGCGAATGTGTTACAGTGA
- a CDS encoding hybrid sensor histidine kinase/response regulator transcription factor, giving the protein MKDFLRYLPICICLCVLAQASFAQIQFNRMDTRQGLSHNQVNTVFKDDFGFIWIGSPAGLNRFDGYTCKVFRHKLNDSTSLSDDNILEIQGGPGGLLWIRTLEGFNLYDPKTEQINRHPELWLQENHLPTQNLRRVVKLASGYAFIYDASLFLFKNGSKEPIIYTLPSGKALITDITQDQQLRYWLVFNDGSLGILDANLQHSIRNTGPIHPANPDYSYRLFIDHRGNGWFYASGTNTGAWFYDANKDELKNYSDKNTTTALNNNLINGIVEDDKGDIWLGTDHGGINIIHPSNGEIRYVTNHEDDEKSLSQNSVTCMYKDREDMIWVGTFKRGVNFYSKNILKFPLYKHSPNNAKSLPYNDVNRFVEDHKGNLWIGTNGGGLIYFNRETQSFTRYKHQAGNSNSLANDVIVSMCLDHSGQLWIGTYYGGLDRFDGKTFTHFKHDPMQTGSISDDRVWEIYEDKDHRIWVGTLTGGLNRYDPASHRFQHFKSGPGSIQSNYIAALMEDHKDQLWIGTSTGIDVYNKKTGVFRHLGAAQKLSNENVISILKDSRDHIWVGTRDGLNLWDDVDRTFRVFRQESGLPSNMILNILEDSNGRLWLSTPNGISKIKVQKNTAGDVSIHCNNFDERDGLQGREFNENAALTTSKGELVFGGPNGFNIVDPLQTVTDASVPPIAFTELQLFNNNIQAGDTVGNRILLKESLPATHAITLKHNENVFAISFAALGYANASKHRYAFKLEGFHEDWLSLDQYSRRASFTNLDPGNYTLKVRFTGENGEWHEAGQTLGITILPPFWKTGWAYTTYGILLIILLWVGRQMIINRAHRRFALEQERKEAQRTHDLDMMKIKFFTNVSHEFRTPLSLILSPLEKILQNVQEQGIHKQLSLVQRNAKRLLNLVNQLLDFRKMEVQELKIQPSKGDLAAFIYEVCISFNDIADNKKIQFSYHSDVTHLYTSFDHDKIERICFNILSNAFKFTLPGGQIKVNVQRLINGEQEQLLIQFTDTGIGMEAGKIDKIFDRFYQEDMTASVINQGSGIGLAITKEFVKLCGGSISVASEPGRGSTFSVYLPFKEIVSIDAEPAPTPQEVTSSINVKQIAANKQVSKSKQQKTSILIVEDNDDFRFYLKDNLQAYFHIIEACNGKEGWQKILSQHPALVVSDVSMPEMNGLDLCKKIKNDTRTQQVPVILLTALSEESQQVEGLASGANDYITKPFSFEILHSKIKNVIAQQNSLKKTYSKQVEAKPTELDIVSPDEQFVQQALSIIEKHLGDPDFSVEILSKELFMSRVAVYKKLYALTGKPPLEFIRSIRLQHAAQLLEKSRMTVAEVAYEVGFNNPKYFSKYFKATYQLLPKEYIAEYRKLEAGIFNDDEEEV; this is encoded by the coding sequence ATGAAAGATTTCCTTAGATATTTACCTATCTGTATTTGCCTTTGTGTTTTAGCCCAGGCCAGCTTTGCCCAGATCCAGTTTAACAGGATGGATACCCGGCAAGGATTGTCTCATAACCAAGTAAATACGGTATTCAAGGACGATTTCGGTTTTATATGGATCGGCAGCCCGGCGGGACTCAACCGTTTCGATGGTTATACCTGCAAGGTTTTCCGCCATAAACTAAATGACAGCACTTCTCTTAGCGACGATAATATACTGGAAATCCAGGGCGGCCCTGGCGGTTTACTGTGGATCCGTACACTTGAAGGGTTTAACCTGTACGATCCCAAAACGGAGCAAATAAACCGGCATCCCGAACTATGGCTGCAAGAAAACCATTTACCCACACAAAATTTAAGAAGGGTCGTAAAATTAGCTAGCGGATACGCTTTCATTTATGATGCCAGCTTGTTTTTATTCAAAAACGGCAGTAAGGAACCTATAATTTATACATTGCCAAGCGGAAAAGCATTGATAACGGATATAACCCAAGATCAACAATTACGCTATTGGCTCGTGTTCAACGATGGCAGCCTCGGTATCTTGGATGCCAACCTTCAGCATTCTATTCGTAATACGGGACCAATACACCCGGCCAATCCCGATTATTCGTACCGATTATTTATCGACCACCGCGGGAATGGATGGTTTTATGCTTCCGGTACCAATACCGGCGCCTGGTTCTACGATGCCAACAAGGACGAATTGAAAAACTACTCCGATAAAAATACTACTACCGCCTTGAACAATAACCTAATCAACGGCATCGTGGAAGATGATAAAGGTGATATATGGCTGGGCACCGACCATGGCGGAATAAATATCATCCATCCTTCAAACGGGGAAATCCGCTACGTTACAAACCATGAAGACGATGAAAAAAGTCTTTCACAAAATAGTGTTACTTGCATGTACAAAGATCGTGAAGATATGATCTGGGTAGGTACTTTTAAGCGGGGCGTTAATTTTTATAGTAAAAACATCCTGAAGTTCCCCTTGTATAAACACAGTCCTAATAATGCTAAAAGTTTGCCTTACAATGATGTAAACCGCTTCGTTGAAGATCATAAAGGTAACCTATGGATCGGGACAAATGGCGGTGGGCTGATCTACTTTAACCGTGAAACACAAAGTTTTACGCGGTACAAACACCAAGCGGGTAATTCTAATAGTTTGGCCAATGACGTTATTGTAAGTATGTGCTTAGATCATAGCGGGCAGTTATGGATCGGGACATATTACGGAGGATTGGATCGCTTTGACGGCAAAACCTTCACCCACTTCAAACACGACCCCATGCAAACAGGCAGCATTTCGGATGACCGTGTTTGGGAAATTTACGAAGATAAAGATCATCGCATTTGGGTAGGTACATTAACCGGCGGACTAAACCGTTATGACCCGGCTAGCCACCGGTTCCAACATTTCAAGAGTGGCCCCGGATCCATACAATCCAATTATATCGCCGCACTGATGGAAGATCATAAAGATCAACTATGGATCGGCACCTCTACGGGGATTGACGTTTACAATAAGAAAACCGGAGTCTTCCGGCATCTCGGGGCAGCTCAAAAGCTAAGTAATGAAAACGTGATCAGCATCTTGAAAGATAGCCGGGATCATATTTGGGTAGGCACCCGCGACGGTTTAAACCTCTGGGATGATGTAGACCGGACCTTCAGGGTATTCCGGCAGGAATCCGGCTTGCCCAGTAATATGATCCTTAATATCCTGGAAGATTCCAACGGCAGGTTATGGTTAAGCACACCCAATGGTATATCCAAAATCAAGGTTCAAAAAAATACTGCCGGGGATGTCTCTATCCACTGCAATAATTTCGATGAAAGAGACGGGTTGCAGGGACGTGAATTTAATGAGAACGCGGCGCTTACAACCTCTAAAGGAGAGCTGGTTTTCGGCGGCCCCAATGGATTCAACATCGTGGATCCTTTGCAAACCGTAACCGATGCAAGTGTTCCACCAATTGCATTCACGGAGTTGCAGCTATTCAATAACAATATCCAAGCCGGGGATACCGTCGGCAACCGTATCCTGTTGAAAGAATCTTTACCGGCTACCCATGCTATAACCCTAAAGCACAATGAAAACGTGTTCGCTATCAGTTTCGCGGCACTAGGCTATGCCAATGCAAGCAAACACCGCTACGCGTTCAAGCTGGAGGGTTTCCACGAAGATTGGCTTAGCCTTGACCAGTATTCGCGAAGGGCCAGTTTCACGAACCTTGATCCCGGTAATTACACGTTAAAAGTGCGTTTCACCGGCGAAAATGGAGAATGGCATGAAGCGGGGCAAACATTGGGTATCACGATCCTACCACCGTTTTGGAAAACAGGTTGGGCCTATACAACTTATGGTATCTTGTTAATTATTCTGCTATGGGTAGGCAGGCAAATGATTATTAACAGGGCACACCGCAGATTCGCATTAGAACAGGAAAGAAAAGAAGCGCAGAGAACCCATGACTTAGACATGATGAAAATAAAATTCTTTACAAACGTTAGCCACGAATTCAGAACACCGTTGTCATTAATACTCTCTCCCCTTGAAAAGATATTGCAAAACGTGCAAGAACAAGGCATTCATAAACAATTATCCTTGGTACAAAGAAATGCGAAACGCCTATTAAATCTTGTCAACCAATTATTGGATTTCCGCAAGATGGAAGTGCAGGAATTGAAAATCCAGCCAAGCAAAGGCGACCTGGCAGCCTTTATTTATGAAGTCTGTATTTCCTTTAATGATATCGCTGACAATAAAAAAATTCAATTTAGTTATCATAGCGATGTAACTCATTTATATACCAGCTTCGATCATGATAAAATAGAACGCATTTGTTTTAATATACTTTCCAATGCTTTCAAATTCACTCTTCCCGGCGGGCAGATAAAAGTAAATGTACAACGGTTAATAAACGGGGAACAGGAACAATTACTTATACAATTTACCGATACCGGGATCGGGATGGAAGCTGGTAAAATAGATAAGATTTTCGATCGTTTTTACCAAGAAGATATGACCGCGAGCGTGATTAATCAAGGCAGCGGCATCGGGCTAGCCATCACAAAGGAATTTGTTAAGCTATGCGGCGGCAGTATCAGCGTGGCAAGTGAACCCGGCCGCGGAAGCACCTTTTCCGTTTACCTACCCTTCAAAGAAATTGTATCGATTGATGCCGAACCGGCACCAACACCGCAGGAAGTAACAAGTTCCATAAATGTAAAACAAATAGCTGCGAACAAACAAGTTAGTAAGTCGAAGCAACAAAAAACATCGATTTTAATAGTTGAAGACAACGATGATTTTAGGTTTTATTTAAAAGATAACCTGCAAGCTTATTTCCATATAATTGAAGCTTGTAATGGTAAAGAAGGTTGGCAAAAAATATTATCCCAACACCCCGCGCTGGTAGTCAGCGATGTAAGCATGCCGGAAATGAACGGCCTGGATCTTTGTAAAAAAATTAAAAACGATACGCGCACCCAACAAGTCCCGGTGATATTACTAACCGCCTTATCGGAAGAATCGCAGCAGGTGGAAGGACTGGCCTCCGGGGCGAATGACTATATTACGAAACCGTTCAGCTTCGAGATATTACATAGCAAGATCAAAAACGTCATCGCGCAGCAAAATTCTTTGAAAAAGACTTATTCGAAACAAGTAGAAGCTAAACCTACGGAGTTGGATATCGTTTCGCCGGATGAGCAGTTCGTTCAACAAGCATTATCAATCATCGAAAAACATCTTGGCGATCCCGACTTTTCCGTTGAAATCTTGAGCAAAGAATTATTTATGAGCCGCGTGGCCGTGTACAAAAAACTCTATGCATTAACAGGCAAACCTCCATTGGAATTTATCCGTTCCATCAGGTTGCAACATGCAGCCCAATTGTTAGAAAAAAGCCGGATGACTGTAGCGGAGGTGGCTTATGAAGTGGGGTTTAACAACCCCAAGTACTTTAGTAAATATTTCAAAGCAACGTACCAGCTTCTGCCAAAAGAATATATTGCGGAATACCGCAAGCTGGAAGCCGGGATTTTCAATGATGATGAGGAGGAGGTATGA